A window of the Garra rufa chromosome 10, GarRuf1.0, whole genome shotgun sequence genome harbors these coding sequences:
- the fcer1gl gene encoding Fc receptor, IgE, high affinity I, gamma polypeptide like, translated as MQLLDVCLILLLNAGRVAAQQDGAVCYILDGILIVYGIVLTVLYCRLKMRSSGDKAFSEKRDADIYQDLGRQDADTYDTLHKGKKNPLA; from the exons ATGCAGTTGCTGGACGTCTGTCTGATTCTCCTGCTCAACGCCGGACGAGTCG CTGCGCAGCAGGATGGTGCAGTGTGTTACATTCTGGATGGGATTCTGATTGTTTACGGCATTGTGTTGACCGTCCTTTACTGCAGATTAAAG ATGCGTTCGTCTGGAGATAAAGCTTTCTCAGAG AAACGAGATGCAGACATTTATCAG GATCTGGGCCGACAAGATGCAGACACCTACGACACACTTCATAAGGGGAAGAAAAATCCGCTGGCCTGA